The nucleotide window CTCCTGCGTTAAATCCTCGGCATCCTCTGCATTTCCGGTCATCCGGTAAGCTAAATTGTAAACGGGCGATTTATACTCTTCCACCAGCAAGGCATAAGCCTGCCTGTCTCCCTTCAGAATCTTAGCAACAATTTCGGCTTCGAGTTTTTGATCCATTACCGTTCCTGTGCTGATTTCGGATATCGGATTGCGCCTGTCCGCCAAGACGCCGTCTCGCCGGTTCGGTTCTTCCCCCCTTCAGCCATGAGCCATGAACCATGAGCTATTAGCTATTAGCCTATGACGAAAAGGATTTCAGGAAGATTGAAGGGTTGAATGTTTTAAGGCCATGAAAGAAAACAGTCCATACAGGTAAACAATTTGAATATATTCAGCGCTTACAATTATACCTCATGTTCTGAATGAGAAGCGTGAGTGCCCGATATAACTGATAATGGTCGTGACCGGAATGAGCAGCGCGGCCGATATTTTTGGCTCTATTCCAAGTACCTCCACAGAAACAGGCAGCATAATAAATCCCAGGATCATACTGAAGAGATACGTCGAAAAGAAACGGGCAAACTCAATCAAGATGCCTTTCCCGCGCACCGTGGATTGAAAGGTTATATGTTTATGAAAGATATAGGCATTGATGATCGCCAGGATATTCGACAGGACCGCCGCCGACATATAGGCGACGTACCGGGGTGAGAAGAGACGCTCAA belongs to Deltaproteobacteria bacterium and includes:
- a CDS encoding GtrA family protein, with amino-acid sequence MKQILDQLWLNHQKKIRFVLVGVWNTIFGYVVFVVCDYLFERLFSPRYVAYMSAAVLSNILAIINAYIFHKHITFQSTVRGKGILIEFARFFSTYLFSMILGFIMLPVSVEVLGIEPKISAALLIPVTTIISYIGHSRFSFRT